From the genome of Vigna angularis cultivar LongXiaoDou No.4 chromosome 11, ASM1680809v1, whole genome shotgun sequence, one region includes:
- the LOC108333533 gene encoding protein CUP-SHAPED COTYLEDON 2: MDSSYHHLDHTEAHLPPGFRFHPTDEELITYYLLKKVLDSNFTGRAIAEVDLNKSEPWELPEKAKMGEKEWYFFSLRDRKYPTGLRTNRATEAGYWKATGKDREIYSSKTCSLVGMKKTLVFYRGRAPKGEKSNWVMHEYRLEGKFAYHYLSRNSKDEWVISRVFQKSNTTNGGSVMSASSGSKKTRMNTTNSTLCPEPSSPSSVYLPPLLDSSPYTTTTPVNFTDRNNCSYDSTTKKEHVSCFSTIAAATAAVVSPNNFTNASFDLPPSQPLGVDPFARFQRNVGLSAFPSLRSLQDNLQLPFFFPPAAQPLGGASRELLWPMPEEQRLVDAAPNIPLGVSELDCMWGY, translated from the exons aTGGACTCCTCCTACCATCACTTGGACCACACTGAAGCTCATCTGCCACCAGGCTTCAGGTTCCATCCCACTGACGAGGAGCTCATAACGTACTACCTTCTCAAAAAGGTTCTAGACAGCAACTTCACTGGTAGAGCCATAGCTGAAGTAGACCTTAACAAAAGTGAACCATGGGAGCTCCCAG AGAAAGCTAAAATGGGTGAGAAAGAGTGGTACTTCTTCAGCTTACGTGACAGGAAGTACCCAACTGGGTTACGAACCAATAGGGCTACCGAAGCTGGTTACTGGAAAGCCACTGGGAAAGATAGAGAGATTTACAGCTCCAAAACTTGTTCTTTGGTCGGGATGAAGAAAACCTTGGTTTTCTACCGCGGTAGAGCTCCCAAGGGGGAGAAAAGTAACTGGGTCATGCATGAGTACCGGCTGGAAGGCAAATTTGCTTACCATTACCTTTCTCGCAACTCCAAG GACGAGTGGGTCATATCTCGCGTGTTCCAAAAGAGCAACACAACCAACGGAGGCTCAGTTATGTCTGCTTCGAGTGGCTCCAAGAAAACGAGAATGAACACCACCAACAGCACTCTCTGCCCAGAACCAAGTTCACCCTCTTCAGTTTACCTTCCGCCTCTTCTGGACTCTTCTCCCTACACCACAACAACCCCAGTAAACTTCACTGACCGTAACAACTGTTCCTACGACAGCACCACCAAAAAGGAGCACGTGTCCTGTTTCTCCACAATTGCTGCAGCCACCGCTGCTGTTGTCTCCCCCAACAACTTCACCAATGCAAGCTTCGACCTTCCACCATCTCAGCCTCTAGGAGTGGATCCCTTCGCTAGGTTTCAGAGAAACGTTGGTCTCTCCGCCTTCCCAAGTTTGAGGTCACTGCAAGACAACCTCCAGCTACCGTTCTTTTTTCCTCCGGCAGCACAGCCCTTGGGCGGTGCCTCCCGTGAACTCCTCTGGCCGATGCCGGAGGAGCAAAGGCTGGTCGATGCGGCCCCCAACATTCCACTGGGTGTGTCGGAGCTTGATTGTATGTGGGGATACTAG